AGTCGCGCACGTCGTTCGAGCCGTCGAAGCCGACCACGATCACATCCTTTCGACCGGCAGCCTGCAGAGCGGCGATCGCACCCATGGCCATCGTGTCGTTGCCGGCGATCACGCCCTGGATGTCAGGATTGGCCTGCAGGATGGTTTCCATCTTGGAGTAGCCCTCAGTCTGGCTCCAATTGGCGGACTGCTGGGCAAGCATCTTCATGTCGGGATATTCGTCGATGACGTCGTGATAGCCCTTCGAGCGGATACCGGCGTTGAGGTCGGCTTCGCGCCCGAGAAGCTCAACGTAGTTGCCCTTTTCGCCCATCAGGCGGACGAACTCTTCGGCGCCGAGCTGCGCGCCTTGATAATTGTTGGAGACGATTTGTGAGACGGCGATGCCGGTGGCGTTGATTTCGCGGTCGATCAGGAAAGAAGGAACGCCTGCATCCTTGGCTTTCTGGACTGCAGCGATCGATGCCTCCGAGCCGGCATTGTCGAGGATGATCGCCTTGGCCCCACGGCCGATTGCGGTATCGACTAGCTGCGACTGCTTGTTCGCGTCGTCGTCATGGACGAGAACCAGCGTGTCGTAGCCGAGTTCCTTGGCCTTGGCTTCTGCGCCGACGGCTTCCGCCTTGAAAAACGGATTGTCGTGGGACGGGGTAATGATGGCGATCAAATCAGCGGAATAGGCCGGAATCGCCGCTCCCAATGCGAGGACGCCGGCAAAGGCTGCAAGTGTCAGTCTGCGAGTAAATTTCATGTTATCCTCCCGATTATTAATGAAGCCCTATTTCCCATTAGGGCGGTGAGGGGACGGCTCGCCGTCCCCGGGGTCGATCAAGTGATGCGTCGAATGCTCTCGGCGATCTCCTGAGGTTCGAAGACGTTCTTCCAGTCGTCGCGCATGAGCGCGGGGATGCCGAACTCGATGGCCTTGTTGCAGGCGTCCGAAAACACGCCATCGACTTCCTTGAAAATGAC
This Rhizobium sullae DNA region includes the following protein-coding sequences:
- a CDS encoding D-ribose ABC transporter substrate-binding protein — translated: MKFTRRLTLAAFAGVLALGAAIPAYSADLIAIITPSHDNPFFKAEAVGAEAKAKELGYDTLVLVHDDDANKQSQLVDTAIGRGAKAIILDNAGSEASIAAVQKAKDAGVPSFLIDREINATGIAVSQIVSNNYQGAQLGAEEFVRLMGEKGNYVELLGREADLNAGIRSKGYHDVIDEYPDMKMLAQQSANWSQTEGYSKMETILQANPDIQGVIAGNDTMAMGAIAALQAAGRKDVIVVGFDGSNDVRDSIKAGGIKATVMQPAYAQAQMAVVQADAYIKTGKKPAEEKQLMDCVLITSDNAPKLETFALTQ